The following proteins are co-located in the Oryzias melastigma strain HK-1 linkage group LG8, ASM292280v2, whole genome shotgun sequence genome:
- the LOC112146766 gene encoding SEC14-like protein 1, with the protein MVQEYQSPVRVYKYPFELVMAAYVRRFPKCALIPMFVDSEVINQSRSKDGSVLVTERRCTIDVDAPRLLKRIAGVEYLYFIQKNTMNYRNRTLHIEVHNETFSNRVTVREFCSYTVHPENEDWTCFEQAASLDIKSFFGFESTAEKIAMKQYAASIKKGKEIIEHHLGELQEEGITRIPRWTASTECTRPTLSAAIPVSAGGDEQAGTAELVAGSPDDKLDADYIRRYLGDLTPLQESCLIRLRQWLQETHKGKIPKDQHVLRFLRARDFNMDKAREFLCQSLTWRKQHHVDFLLDTWERPQLLQDFFTGAWHHHDRDGRPLYVLRLGQMDTKGLVRALGEEALLRQVLSLNEEGLRRCEENTVVFGRPISCWTCLMDLDGLNMRHMWRPGVKALLRIIEVVEANYPETLGRLLIVRAPRVFPVLWTLVSPLIDENSRKKFFVYAGNDYQGPGGLVDYIDREIIPDFLGGTYMCDIPDGGTVPKSLYRTAEELESEENCLLTDCIYKTANIFKGTPFEMLIEITEASSVITWDFDVSKGDVVFNIYHSKRIPQLPKKDTLGAHGITSLGSMNAQLIDKSWVLGQDYSMVEKALVCREGESIQGSHITRWPGFYILQWRFHSSTAGAASSLPRVDDVLASLQVSSHKCRIMYYTEVLASNDFRGSLSSLESCQSGFSQLSAATTTSSQSHASSTLSR; encoded by the exons ATGGTGCAGGAGTACCAGTCACCGGTTCGGGTTTACAAGTACCCCTTTGAGTTGGTCATGGCG GCATATGTGCGGAGATTCCCAAAGTGCGCTTTGATCCCCATGTTTGTCGACAGCGAGGTCATCAACCAGAGTCGAAGCAAAGACGGCTCGGTCCTCGTGACGGAGAGGCGCTGCACCATCGATGTGGACGCCCCCCGACTCCTCAAGCGG ATTGCAGGTGTAGAGTACCTGTACTTCATCCAGAAGAACACTATGAACTACAGAAACAGAACCCTCCACATCGAAGTCCACAATGAGACCTTCTCTAACAGGGTCACCGTCCGCGAGTTCTGCAGCTACACG GTTCATCCAGAGAACGAGGACTGGACGTGCTTCGAACAGGCCGCAAGTCTGGATATTAAGTCCTTTTTTGGCTTTGAGAGCACTGCAGAGAAGATAGCCATGAAACAGTACGCTGCTAGTATCAAGAAG GGTAAAGAAATAATCGAGCATCACCTCGGAGAGCTGCAGGAAGAAGGAATAACTCGCATACCTCGTTGGACCGCCTCCACTGAATGCACAAGGCCGACCCTCTCCGCTGCCATCCCAGTGAGCGCTGGCGGAGACGAGCAGGCGGGTACTGCAGAGCTGGTGGCCGGTTCACCCGATG ATAAATTGGATGCTGACTACATCAGACGTTACCTTGGTGATTTAACGCCTCTGCAGGAGAGCTGTCTAATCCGACTGCGTCAATGGCTGCAGGAAACCCACAAGGGCAAG ATCCCAAAGGATCAGCACGTCCTGCGCTTCCTCCGAGCCAGAGATTTCAACATGGACAAGGCCAGAGAGTTCCTGTGTCAGTCCCTCACTTGGAGGAAGCAGCACCACGTGGATTTCCTCTTGGACACCTGGGAGCGcccacagctgctgcaggactTCTTCACCGGTGCCTGGCACCACCACGACAGAG ATGGGCGTCCCTTGTATGTTCTGCGTCTGGGTCAGATGGACACCAAGGGCTTAGTGAGAGCTTTAGGAGAGGAGGCTCTGCTGAGACAG GTTCTGTCGCTGAACGAGGAAGGACTGAGGCGCTGCGAGGAGAACACCGTAGTCTTTGGTCGGCCCATAAG CTGTTGGACGTGCCTGATGGACCTGGACGGCTTGAACATGCGTCACATGTGGAGACCAGGAGTGAAGGCTCTGCTGAGAATCATCGAGGTGGTTGAAGCCAACTACCCGGAGACTCTGGGCCGCCTGCTTATAGTCCGTGCTCCCAGGGTTTTTCCTGTTCTGTGGACTTTG GTCAGCCCTCTGATTGATGAGAACAGTCGGAAGAAGTTCTTTGTCTACGCTGGAAATGACTACCAGGGTCCAGGAGGTCTGGTGGACTACATTGACAGAGAAATCATCCCTGACTTTCTAGGAGGAACCTACATG TGTGACATCCCCGATGGAGGAACTGTTCCTAAATCTTTGTATCGGActgcagaggagctggagagtGAGGAGAACTGCCTGCTGACTGACTGCATCTACAAGACTGCTAACATCTTCAAGGGAACTCCATTTGAG ATGCTGATAGAGATCACTGAAGCCTCCTCGGTCATCACGTGGGATTTCGACGTGTCTAAAGGAGACGTGGTTTTCAACATTTATCATTCCAAAAGGATTCCTCAGCTTCCGAAAAAGGACACTCTGGGCGCTCATGGCATCACGTCTTTAGGATCTATGAACGCTCAGCTGATAGATAAGAGCTGGGTGCTGGGTCAGGACTATAGCATGGTGGAGAAGGCTCTAGTATGCAGGGAGGGAGAAAGTATACAA GGCTCCCACATTACCCGCTGGCCTGGTTTCTACATCCTCCAGTGGCGCTTCCACAGCTCCACTGCCGGCGCTGCCTCCAGCCTGCCACGCGTGGACGATGTGCTGGCCTCCCTGCAGGTCTCCTCCCACAAGTGCAGGATCATGTACTACACCGAGGTGCTGGCTTCAAACGATTTCAG GGGATCCCTGAGCAGTCTGGAGTCGTGTCAGAGTGGTTTCTCACAACTCAGCGCTGCTACGACGACCTCCAGCCAATCACACGCCAGCTCCACTCTTTCAAGGTAG